The sequence ttaatattaatttattgattttgatagtttttacgtatagttttttttttaaatttatgtagtattgataatacttattttatgttatatatatatagttatatttataattttattttcatcgatTTTAAGATGTTTAATTCGTATTATCCGTATTGAGTTATGAATTAGGGCCAGGAAGTCCATAACTTTGCAAGTTTTTTCAGAGTTCATCAAAAAGTTGCTGGATGTGATAAAAACATTCGAATCACAATCTAACgacttcaaaaattaaatgttagcatatttttgtatattttgaatttttttaaaaggtatgcatattttaaaataaaattgcattttagtgtattatttaattattttttttattaatattccataataatgtcgaattttgaatatatttcaaaatgtattcgtTGAAAAATATGTCCTTAAAAGACGttgccaatataaaataaaacttgattaaaattaaaggtCGTTACTTGATCGGACTGATAATTGCCGTTCATTTATTCTTGAAAACCTATCCAAATCCttagttgtaaattttaattcttgaagtaaataataaaaaatatttcatactaaaaTTGTGCATATTTTTccccattttttaattttaagtattatttttaccaaaaacaaaagaaacttaacgtaaaaaaaaatttaatttataattagagtatattttaatgattttaagcacATATTTGCATtcatattttgatagtttttagtGCAtgaacttccgagccctagtcatgatgaaataaattattatttcatcctTGTCTGTGGGAAATTATGCGTCAATATGATAACTGATGATACTATGATAGTTAACAATGCAGTAATAATGGTCATGgtaattcaaaacaaatatttgcatttttttttaggccatttttttaaggtttttaaggtcatcaacttcCAAACCCTTGTCATCACCTTTTgaattagtaaaaatacttcaatattcaattttgagAGTGATTTGGGTCAAAAACAGGATCTAGTTTATAGGTAGTATAGGAGGGGAAGAGTCAAAAGTAAACTACTAGTTAACCAAGACAAGtcaataaaaaaaccattttaatggATACAagatatttttgtacaaaataagttttatgtTAAACATCACTAATCTTTTTACTAAATGGTAATATTTTTGGACATGATAcaacttatatactatattgaataatgataaaacattatttaggaCATTTTAAGTTCTTTTTCAGACTTTAtgactattatacaatttttatacattaataaagtttttttttcgaatattattagtaaaatttttataaaaacattcaaaataatatgattaacataaaacaatacatttttaaactaaattagacttcaaaataattgtataggtttacctcaaaattaaaatttattaaacttatatatattaatatttatatatactgttatgttctttttattgataatattgaatTGTATGCTAATACATTTACTGTACGAGCTTAAGAAGTTCTTCTCGTTTCAATTTACCGGCCGGAGATCTAGGCACATCGTTTACGAATATAATACCGCCACGCAGTTTCTCGTGGTCTTTCACTctatctgaaaaatatttaccaaaatcTTGACAACAAGAAGCTATAAACACATTTCAgcggaacatattattatccatgACTGTAGAATCTTACCATTGACATACGATACGAGTACGTCGGGTGCGACATTTTGACCAGATTTGACTTTGACAACTCCTACCAACAAATCTCCGTGAACACTGTATTTACCCGTAACTCCGGCATCGAGTACGGCAGGATGACTTAATAAAACAGTTTCTATGTCGATCGGAGCGATCTatgaacatttatataatatatattattaattattatgtatttatacatgtaatagAGTGATGTTAAGAATATCAAACGGTTTTTCGATCAAAACACTAAATCGAATATCTCATCGTACCCTCTGGTCCTTGTAAATCATCAGCTCTTTAATCCGACCGACAATGAACAAACAGCAATCGTCCGTATAGTATCCAACATCACCGCTCCTGAACCAACCGTCCTCGTCGTACGAACAAATCGTTTTTTTCATATCGTTGACATATCCCATCATGTTGGACACCGATTTAATACGAATTTCGCCTTCAGTATTGGGGCCAACACATTCGCCAGTTTCCAAACTAACGATCTAAAAacgatgtttaaatataattatttagtaaaaaccatgacaaacaattttttattggactaactttgatttttataccAGCTGCTGGTCTACCGACAGATCCGTCTCTGACGGTACCTATACCCGAATCCATCGACCAAACCGCTATAATACCTTGTTCAGATGCACCGTACCCTTGTTTGATCGGTATCTTTCCCCGCAGTAAATTGCTTACCACTGTCTTTTGTAAATCAGCTCTCATCGGAGACCCACCAACTACGCATGTCCTTAAACTCTGGATATTATACTTGTGGCCATTTGCCATTTGACAGGACATCATTTCATTGATTGCAGCTACACCAGTCATCAAAAATGTTGGCTATATCACATCAAATTAGCTAGGTAAatcatattgtttaatatgatatattctataatgcactattatattatactatgcgtTTAATCTTGTATATATAGCAGTGGCGTATACAAGGAGCAACGTGCGGGTCAGATTCTTTCcattggttttttattatttttttgtttttgcttacaatatgcaatatgcattataatgtaatgttttgTGATATTAAGATCTAttgaattttgacaattttgtaaatactaaatatcattataattttatttttttttgtttgtagcaaagtaatgtttatttagtCGAAATGGTCAATGACgactatgtttataatttattgtctttattataccttatcttattttttatagacacaatactttatatataataatatgtatgtaggcTCGACTAAATGGTCTATGCTTCCACTGTGAGcctgtgtttaaaatattatcatatattatcgttgttattaaattttgataaatgacTAATGAGATCATTATCGCTACGGGTTTAGTTCACCGCGTATACGTAGTACACTAGTACATAGTACgtacctactatttatttatctgaaatataaaaaaagacacTCACGCAGCGGCGTAcgcaagggggggggggggtgtcagGGGGatatgacaataaaaatataggtaaaaataagtaccttaaaaataagtatctgttcaaaatatgaaacaagggctaaaaaaaaaacttacatttAGGAAGGCATTTTCAATTTTCACCTCCcatttagctttttttttttttgatcctCCCCCTTTCAGAAATCATGTCTACGCCACtgatatatagtatgtatttgatttagcgtaatctataagttataagtttatagttaaatatattttataacttaaaaaatataagcattcaaataatatttatagtttagtaagaaaaaataatagtgtttactgtttactttaaatttgtCTATTGAACTAAGTATTTGTTCAGTggtcgattttgtcgaaaaaaaTAGTCTTGGTTTGCCAAAATGAATACCGAgcatcattaataaaattcccGTGTACCAAAATATAGGAGAAGTCatcataaatttgttttcaataggtTCTTCCATTAATGAccttaaaacatttaatgttatCATATAATCATGATAAATCACCTAACCGCgttacattttaacaatatttttttttaaactgatgcACTGATCGAccgagttatttaatttaagtactcACTGCTTGAACGATATTAAAGCTGATTTTAAAGCGTCGTCCGACAAATAAATTCCTTTCGGAGTTCCTGTAGTACCACTCGAATATATAATAGCACATGGGCCAAttggattttttgattttatcggACGGACAAACAAAATTTCTTCCGCCGCAACAACGATACTCGAATAGGTAGTAAAGCCGTCACGAATCATAGTAGAAATCTTCAATATCGGTTGatgcgtaatattatttaaagcatctgttattgtacttatactcaacgtattacaaaataatacgcTTGGTTTGGACTCGTCAATTAGCGCTATCAAGACACCTATAAAACAtcgttaatgataaataaaacgaaacaaATAAAGCTATAATATTGTACGGAATCAAATCATTACTATTACTTTTTCTTAAACTGTGATCCAGCGCAGCTATAGTTGCTCCGATCAAAATCCCAGCTAACAGAACTACTTGCGCTTCGTACGAGCCGTAGTCTGTAATCATCACGACGTCTCCGTGTCCAAGATCATGTTTTTTAAATGCAGTAGCCATTGCTAAAACgtcttttttcaattttggaTAACCATACTCTTTACCGGTAGAACAGTCGATCTGTATACAtggatttgataaatatattaatactaaaatacatgataataggaatatattatattatattattaatgtatgtaaACAACTGTACATGATGCGTATAAGCATCATCGTACAATATCAAATATCTTACACCAAAAAGACCTTCATTGTTATTCAATTGATCTACAAACATTTCtgctattgttttattatgcataatgaTTTTTGGTCCAGATATGTGTATATTGAATGCCATTTTTGCAAACGTTCAAAAATCTTACGAGTAACTGTACGAAAATTGAAACTGTATGAAAATTTGAAACAACCTACATATTTATAGACAAACTGATCGcgtgtttgcatatttttggacctgtagttttattataattaatactgttgtaaatattataatctgtcTATTTGTTAAGtcattatacatttgaaatgaTATTTTAGGATAATTAAGTGTAATATTCCCATGTAAAAACTTTTCGAAGGCCAGTGTTTCTATTAATTGTTTGCCGTTCCTCAAATCTAGTTACTCAAAATTATGAATCAGTAATTAGAGATACAATGAAACTgtagtaaatactatatatagtctATTTTAAGTAcgctgaaatttaaaattaatttaattttgtccgGTTATTACCTTTTTGTTATTACTAaacaagtttttaataatatttaataatatgacatactATTTATAGATAGAAAATTATCAGTCATGTGTGAAGGtttcaacttaaaatatacctaatagctAACAGGttacatttgttttatgtttaaatttcatAGTTATATTCATACATATACCAAGTACAAGTCAGTGGCTATAAGttctgatttaatttaaattacttattactatttattttttattcaataatttaatgttcagtttcgaattattatatagattttcaaaaaaatatctattaatatctaataatatacatcTCTAAACTAAATGCTATTTTACATAAATCggaacaacaatatattataatttattttggaaaaaatttaattttttttcgggcACTAAGCTGAAGCCgtgttcaattatattttaaaaaaactaaataatatgtataatatatacaaatacaatatacattactatttaaaaaaaaattatatttagtcaatatatagttatgtactcgcatatgtatattaatttttaaggtcaaagtttaacattatattatagaataaaaattaattagtaacaAGCAATTTGATTTAAATCTGTGTTTATGACGAATGACGATtggatgtaatattatgttaacgttttgaaattataaaaagcaTTTTAACCATTTGACGTGTATTATGAAAGTAATAAGTTagacaaataatatgtatatatttatttattatcagtttATTACTAAAAACTACTACATAATTTTTCTGATTGGATTACCCATTTATTATCTAGGGAATTAAGGGAAAAACGTAATGTAATTACAATTAGGAGAGTCTCTGCTTCTCTGGCAGTATCACTTATCAGTAAGGTTCGGGACTTGTTGCATTAAAGATGatcaaaatatgattaaaaatatgtaactaatattttattttatttcttaaaataaaatatattaaaaccataaaattataaaactcaaaaataagtacttaggtacgtagtaaaaataaaataaccaaaatatgcGCAAAAATATGtaactgcatttttttttaataacagaaaattaattttaatattaaaaatggtagGTAATTGAGTACCGTTCtactgtacattaggtgtcgagtgggtgggttaaatttgaattctataTGATACACCATTATACAtcacgaaaaatgattctgagcggaaacgaTCAATCAGTCAATGTCACCAACTACCAagtgataatgttttttttttgatatagttattaaagctaatcattttacttttagtagTATAACCGTGCAGTGTTCCTAAATTCATCACCCAATCCAGTGGCTTATCCGGCAGATTGATTGGAGTTTAGTAAcggttaatttaatataatatcgaaaaaGGTTGTTTGGTATAATAAAATCCATCACgggtagaattatttttttttatcaaacaaccatgaattacatttaatcatatattttttattacagtagaATCGGTAGATTACCTATACGAATTAACTTATTTAccaaatgtaaattgtaattattaattattgaataaagactgctttaaaagttaatttattattattatttttgaaaattgtgaaTTAAATCTTCAAGACCTATctcattgcatatttttttgggTAGTGGTAAACTCTcccgatttttaaaaatagtaaactcTCCCGATGGTAATAGCTCTCCCGGATCATCATTTTCGAActgaaatatacattataattcaaagttgcaataaattaaacaaaacaaataaaaactgtaatacaaaaaataatgaaaaaactatATCTCAACAACGCAGTCGACTAACACGATAGTATGAATATGTGATATGTcttgtataaatattcaatatcaataattattatggtattatggTTAAATAGAGTATTTATCAAATCCGACAAATCCGTCTGGCTTTTTACTTGTTCAGCCGGATAATTACGGATTCCTGATAAAGTAAATAGTAACCTATACCCTCCACTGGACTTAAGAAAGTTGAAATTAAGAACACGTCTTGATTCAGTTGATTCTAACGACTGACCAATCTTCTGAGTTTAGAAACACACGGTAGTAAGTTGATGTAATTTTTGCAGagaatattgcatattttatattattatttattaatattaaataaaattattaaaataatatatatttatactatattatatcaacttatataattcaaaatttaataacatctttccgtaaatactgtaaaacaataaaaacagatttttatAGTAACTTACAAATAgatcatatcatattttaaaataaatcaaacattttattaaattattaaaatgtataataacctaaaatacataaaagtttagGTTTCCACGAatcgtgtttttaaattataacaaattaattaatatgtggtTACTTATtgcaataactattttttaagtaaaacgtctaaaataattgtagaatttatgaagaatcttgcattcatttttcaaaacttagatacaaaatgaaaagtttttattaatttttaactacaaaatagtttgtaattttttgtgattttttgtgattttgacgaattttgtaaataatagtcaatttatccccaaatatttttttttataatttacattattgaaaaaatctagctatatatatataattcatattttttcatataatttagatatataacATGGTCttgtaacttataatttattatagaagtaATATTGtgcaaaaaaaatgtgaaagccaaaatgttttgtaaatgaaaatttactttcaatatgcaattattttttaattgataacatTACTCTGAGAGATTTATCACACAATTTCCCTTTTAAGTgagattattgataattatttaattgatttataagcAGTGTTCCGCTGTGGACACTGCccattataagttttttttatgtgtggCAATCCCTGTATCCATGGTAGCACGTGGACTCCACCAAtgtgcttttaaaattaataaaacaattttttagatGTTATGTAATGTTATGTTTggcgatattataatagttatatactatgtaggtatacataaaaaatacaacgaATAAGCTGTTGTGGCATTACTGCATTAGTATacaataaacaacaatattaaaatataattatataaagttaactattatttagtataagtataatacataaaagttatacgaatgcaattataatttttaattgaaactaaatattcaattatataaaaaaaataaaaatgtaatatacagtcaaatgaaataactttataaacttaaaataatgtaaagaattaatgtacctaaataattGGGACAGTGTATTTTGCATATGCATAAATCTACATTTAAATGTCCAGATTATATTCCATGCAAACAAATCCGGTATTCGTATGTTGAATAAATGGTTCAATTCTCCAGGGATGATTCCCGGTGGTAAGAGATATGCACCGCTATATAGTTCGGCCATATTAATGGAGTGTTTAAAAATTAGGGCTCAGTTGTTGGGGTTTCGTGGGTGTTAACATAGCCCATTAGTCATATGCCTTGCTTCGCGGGATTATTCACCCTTATCAAACTATGGCACCATCGAATAGAAGGGGTGGATGACTTCATAATAGAATTATGACCCCCGAGCTATATATAAAGAAAGATATGGTGCtcgtaaaaaaatgtacagcttttaaattacaaaaaatcaaCCACAGAAACGTATATATGATTAATGGACAAGCAGTAAAGCAATAGGGAGATGGcgcggaaaaaataaaataataaaaatataagtgctCTATAATCTACCAAAGGAGCATTGATTACACTTGATTACTAGCATATGATACgcgtacctaaatattaaaggATTTCTGAACGCTTGAACAACATATTTTACCGAGCTGTATAGATTGCGGGCTTAACAAATAGTCTAACAATTAGGTGTAGATCGAGAATTTCATAACATTATGTAATTGTTAAATTCTTaggttgaattattatatattatgttataaattttaagattttaatagataaatatgaaataatcttGTTTATATGATATGAGCGTTACTGGTTAACCTTGGAATTACCAGCAAAAAACGCGATATACTGTATACTTAGCAAAAttagttatgatttatataattttggatTAACTCTATCGACTTTATAAGTAGATTTCTATCTTagttttccaaaaatatatataggtatttataatacagttttaaacaatttttttattattacattatttataaaatcgaaaatatttgtatttacattaaaatgatCGTTCAACCTTTAAATCGCTTGTTTTCGACTAAATTGTTTGCAGTTTAGTAACTTTAACAAAATATCATCTAAATGACTAAATCAACGCTCGTACCTATAATAGTCGTAACTTCGTAAATcgtagtattatatagtaaagtatgttttaataacctatagatataaattgtttaaatgtttagattTTGAGCAGGATTAgtcatgtttttttaataatatgtctttTTATCTGgagtcatcacgttttggagaagaaaatatactttaattttagacGTATTGAAGGTAGTTTTTGGTAGCAAAGAGAGACAAAAATGGGAAATTTCCAGTATTTTTCTCAATAAATTGGACgttaagttttaagtttatGGTTaccaaatatcaatatatttaactttaacaatttaaatttaatactgagaaaatataaaataaaataatatagcattcgtttttttatctttaaacatagttacagatttttttatgaacataatttaaatttttaacttagtatagttgctattattattttttaatctaatagaaaaaaactcaagttattttaatgatagacaatattaatctatagttataagttattaagttaattagaaaattaattgcattaactagataaattaaaaagtttatagtAATCAATGTTTACTTAGTTAATGACAAcctttgtgtgtgtatgtgtgtgtgtgtaggagTATAGCAGCTAACCTTTACTTGATAGAGTACTTGAGAAAGTCCGAGTACTCCGAGTAATggtagttataaaattaatcactGTTATATATCTAAGGTATCTTTTTGTTGGAACGTTATTATGTatggtattacatttttaataatcgcAATATATTCTGtgagtatacctatattattagcaACTTGAAACTTCtaactattatcattataaacaaCATTCTTTAGCttagtttatgaattatattggaaatacatattatgcttttaataTACCCAGCCAATATTGGGTAGATACTCCTttgtaaagtttaaataaagtaatttataatattctactcgTGTATTCTAAAATTACTAAGAAGGAATAGTaggataaatttttaataaaactgtaagttattaaaaaaaaataattttgagttgCTTGATCACGAAAAAACcgataaactttattttaactgaataaagttaataatatattttctctgtattatctttaaattcttagttaaataatatacgatatacgtatattattatttattaattattaacttaacgCACGGAAAGTTAACTTAACAAattcaagttattattttttttaaactaacttaCCTAGCTACTCCTTTGTACATATTTAACTAGAACATATAGCGGATTGGAAATCTCATAATTTTTTTCGGCCAACATCGCTGCACTTATCGTTACAGTATTCAACTTATTTCAAATATAGAACTGCAGACTTGCAGTCGAAAAATAGATTTCAGAGTCCGACATAAGGAAGAAATTTTTCAATCGTATTCgaaacaatataacatattaataatatatatatcattattcattattatacacacgttTCCTTTCAACCTAACTAggatgttataaatatatatatatatatatattatatacaacaattatattttacatgccACATGCGCTGaggatatttttaaaagtcgAACCTCCCTATTTACACACACCCAGCAGTGTGCAGGATGACTCATTATCATCGGCTGGCTCGTATTATTTGTCGCCTGGCGGCGAAGAGCTTACACGTGCAGACAAACTGGCACGTGCGCGTGTATTCAACACCACCGCCGCCGGTGTACACAAAGAACGATTTGCGATAAAAAGCTGTCGTGTCACTTTAATGTTTTATCCGACCGCAGATAAACACACACacgatatataggtacattttttctgCATGTATTGCGCATTTCGTATAAATACGAGTCTGCGCACACTTCACCggggataaaaatatatatattattgttgtaaaatagtagataatattatgcatagtgCGTAGAGGGAATAATTCGATTAAAAACGCAGTCCACGCATGATGGGCATGGTTGAGcgcttgttatattattttgttgacttccgataactgttttaattttgatatttgtaaCATACCCGCGGGCACACAGGCGCCAAAGAATTTTTTTCTCGCCGTAgcaagacattataatattactcaacCCGCCTCCTAAAACATCTAAGTTTAATGACATTTCTTAATCCatttcattaaaatcaaattaattattaatgcattAAATGAGTTCATtggtatttaagtttaataataaaaaataaaaagtgttaCTTTTGTTCAATTATATGTTTAGTAATCTACTCAAATTAATTAGTTTCACTTTAGTCTTTAGCTTTATGTCTATAGCCTATATAGCCTGTATGACCTAGAATATGGTCAATAAACTTtcatgaaaatgtaataaaatatttataataacactacaagatacattacaatatttatatgtagttATTTTGTAATGCATAGAAGTTGataagagtatatatatataagatacacatttatgttaaattatgcGTTGTAGCCAataggtaggtaaatatattttaacctttAAGTTTGTGACAACGTTGAGCaagataaatatagtattaaatagttATCAATACGTAGGTATCTGCCTAAATTTTTGTAAAagctatgttttaatttatatctattatttaagaTTCTGAATCACTCTTAACCTTACTGAGCTAAATAAAAAACTCAAataattttacagttttattataGAGTAATGGGAtttgtttatgtaataaaaatattacattattaaaaatttaaacatgaattatgtatggaaaaaaataatatgtatgtaataaataataactataataacataatataatacattttaatacaatccATAGCTCATTAGTATCAAATCAAATTCCTAAAGGTtctctttaaaattttaaaaccactGAGATGAAAAAATCGCTTATGGGAGTTTTCCGTCCAACGATTCAATTAGATACAAGTAAGAGTTGGGGTTGGTGTTAAGTGCAGACTCGTGTCTCCCTCGATTCGTTTCAGAAATTTTTTATAAgagtaatataattcaatacaatatatcgtATTAATCTATACCTACTTGTATTCATGTTCATGGCAAAAAGtgattacttataaagttataagtaatgtttaaaaatacttaaatttttttgactTCTGGGTGTTTTTAAcgaattagttttatattgttatgtttgttttttaaatgtgatttttGATTGCAAAGATTCAGAAATTGTCAAACACGTAATTGAGTATGATcaagaaaaaataatcaagttattaaacagttaaaaatatctataaattaaaaagttaaatactattagagtaatattttatttaagttgtaattataatttataagtacttatagtaGTATTTATTAGCCTAACTTGTAAGTTGTGGAAGTAATGTGCAAGCAGTTTTCGAAATGTAGTCGAATTAATaggaaaaaaaagtattaatctagcttataatttataatacctacgttgcagaaataacttaataaataataaccatactATTAACGTTTACATACGCATAATttctaaatacctacttaattataACCAATAACGAATGTTCTATTctcagaatttattaaaataaaacaatgagaGTGACACATCGACAAACTGTACAAACTAATAATTACACTCTATACACCAACTAACTGTGTactataactatacataatattattatataaatattgcaatactaCTATAGATATTGGATGTTTATTTGTctatttgtaatgaatataatatattatatcatacaatttttttttatctttgtacaacattttggttcagatttttcatattaaaaaacatattatgttgctTAAGACTGTAAAAGTGTAAagcaaacattatattaatttacatttaatttcccataatattacttttttcaaaaactttttaaacattaatttaattgtaaacgtAATACATTGATACctacaaatataaacaatactataataatataggtgacTCAATTATTAGAACGGGTGTAGATATTTCACACAAGCTCTATGAATGTTATGATCTGATTTTTATTCTCCTAAATAACGCGAACCAAAGTAGCTAAGCTATCtcttcataatatataggtagatatatattacgtattccTATAGAACGTATGTGATACCTAGTGCTCAGTAGTCTGAAATATCTGTTTGGTTGTTATT is a genomic window of Rhopalosiphum padi isolate XX-2018 chromosome 4, ASM2088224v1, whole genome shotgun sequence containing:
- the LOC132930100 gene encoding uncharacterized protein LOC132930100 codes for the protein MAFNIHISGPKIIMHNKTIAEMFVDQLNNNEGLFGIDCSTGKEYGYPKLKKDVLAMATAFKKHDLGHGDVVMITDYGSYEAQVVLLAGILIGATIAALDHSLRKSVLIALIDESKPSVLFCNTLSISTITDALNNITHQPILKISTMIRDGFTTYSSIVVAAEEILFVRPIKSKNPIGPCAIIYSSGTTGTPKGIYLSDDALKSALISFKQSLMEEPIENKFMMTSPIFWYTGILLMMLGIHFGKPRLFFSTKSTTEQILSSIDKFKPTFLMTGVAAINEMMSCQMANGHKYNIQSLRTCVVGGSPMRADLQKTVVSNLLRGKIPIKQGYGASEQGIIAVWSMDSGIGTVRDGSVGRPAAGIKIKIVSLETGECVGPNTEGEIRIKSVSNMMGYVNDMKKTICSYDEDGWFRSGDVGYYTDDCCLFIVGRIKELMIYKDQRIAPIDIETVLLSHPAVLDAGVTGKYSVHGDLLVGVVKVKSGQNVAPDVLVSYVNDRVKDHEKLRGGIIFVNDVPRSPAGKLKREELLKLVQ